agagaaaaatgaccattattttttttcttttgataaattaCAGATTGCACGATCTCAACTCAACCAAGTACAACAAttaaagagaatgaaatattatcTACTTTATCAggtattttttcaattaacatCAATGCTAAATATAAGagagggaaaaaaagaaaaaaaaagagatagaaaaagaaagaaaaaagaaagacagaaagaagaacaaaaaaagaaagaaagaaagaaagaaagaagaaCGAAATAAATAATGCTACTGCTTTGATAAAGAGTATGCATGCTTATTTGACCCAACAAAATGTCATACAAATCTGTATGGATGGTTTGAAATGACACAGCATACAAcatgcatatatgtacatgttataaCGGGCGAAAAACAGTTTGGGGAAAATTGAGGTTTTTCTCTGTCAGCTACAATGGTAAAGCTATCTcaaattgtaaaacaaattatataagaAAGGGTAACCGTTGTAAATGTAATTTTGCAGTTAACATCCATGTGTTGACATCCATTACGATTTTTGATAGCTATGTAGCcatacaagtaatagctttccaaaaagcttgcctgactaaacaaaattattgaatggaagcatgcatgtaaaGCGGAAGATAAAACAGTCAAATTTTTAACATCTGTTTGTTATATCAATatgcaaaatcaactgaaagcattttttaaaatttacaataatagaaaataggaaaggatattcaaGCACGTAGCATtattttgaaagtgtgtgtgtgtggggggggggggggtcagctTCATCCAAAACATTTtgacacttaataaaaaaaaaggtgaattctcaaaatcatgTTCGAAAAAACCTAATTGTAACTtcatttcaattcaattaaaaatcCTAATTTCTAGTTTCATTTATTACAGGCTCCAATAAAagttgagggggggggggggattccaTGATATGGGAAATCCAtgatattttcatgttttatatgtaaagttaagaaaaatgtctgctgcaaaaAGTTATGTTTACACACGGTGTGCTGTTGAGTATTCTCATGATCCCAATTTGGACCCGTCCACTAATCGGCGCGCAATGAATGAATGAGTGAGACAtattatggcgcgaagtcctgatttaccattcacgcaacgGCAGAGATATCGATCCGATGTGGACAGggtcaaatgaattttttgacattttgttttgtaacaactacatatattatattttggatcgaatgttttggaagaaatctatcgaattaacatacacactagttttaatgtacatttagtaaaaACACGCGAGTTATGTACCCTTTTCAAGATGAGTACAGTTAATGACTGGGTATGAAAGCAAACATATAAACCGCTGGACCTGAAGGTGAAAATGTTACCTGTTTTTGTTATACCCTTCACTTAAGTTACAAAAGAGATTCGAAGCTGACAACTTATGTAACCAGACTCGTGTGTTGCTTTTGTTTACCAGTATATATTTCCTTATGTATTTTTTGTTATGCAagtcaaattcatttttaaacacAACCAAACTTTTCAACtgtataattttagaattttcattaactttaaatttctaaattttaaaagtgattCGGTTAATGTTCTTTTTGtataattgaaaaagaaattaacatTTCTTGTCAATTTTGGTTTCACGAGGTATGTTTGCTTACAAAAGTGCATTTTAGTATCAATTtatgaaatttcaataaaacattagataacccttttttttaaacaatatattgagTGTATGTTTaagcatttttatttcaattgctCTACcactaaaatgtttttttttcaacaatttaaGACTTAATCAATACACCTCATGTACCACTATAATGAGTGTGAGTGAAATAACTTGATTTACCCGTTAATTACCCGTCAATATAACTTTAGTCGTTTACTCTTCAGaccaaatatgtttttttatgtgtcttaagtttaaccaattttttttccccaGACTCTTCCGATTCCGTTAATACAACATATCTGAACACCACCTCTTCATTGcaaagtaagtttttttttctagattaaAATCACTAAGACAATAGCAAGTTAATATAGACCTTTTTTGATATAAGATAATTTACACTCTCTTCTCATTATATCGCGGGTTCAGTTGTATCGCGGTATGTTCCAAAAAATAGGATTCCCGTTTTTTTTCGCGATTTTACACAAACAGTTCATACACCAACTTCAGAATGTCTCAAATATAtcggaaaataaaaatttcctcaCAAGTATAAGTTTTTCTGGAGGGAAAGCGAGTTCAAAAGTCAGAGtgtatttgatgaaaaaaaaaactaaataaaaaggattataaaatgctttttattCCCTAACCAGTTAAAATGACTTTAAGTTAGcttatattaacatttatattttattttttttaaaataaaattgtccgTTATAACTGAACCAGACTTCCATATTTTCAATGCCGCGATACAATGGAACTCTCTAATTTTGAAGGTGAATAAGACTAAGTCTTGTGATTAAAAAATAGAACACAAAATAAACGAAGTAGGTTTAAGAATTGATGTTCCTCAGAAAAGCTAGTCTAATACAAGCTTTTTAAAACAGCACTTAATGACATGTGAAAATGACAACTTcgtatatatcattttttagggaaaaaaataagtacCGCGATATTACGAGACACTTGGATATATCCTGTCATTCTCCAAAAGCAGTTTGTCACTTTAACACACTTTCTAAGAAATAGAATACGAAGAAACACCACCTTAATACTCTCAACTTgatcgtgtctagtttataGTTACTGTTGCATGTAATTGCATTTTTAGACAGGGGAGAGGACAGTTACCAGAgtgaattacaaaaaaaaatcaaccttttttttttgttttagtttgtCAACTTCCAAGTTTTGttaaatagttattttttttttcacttttgattGGTAATAAtacttatgatttattttaaagccTTTTATAAGAAgaaaattcaatgttttcaaGAGACGTAAATAAAAATCGTCATATATTGCATTATATTTTGCAGGTTCGACGGAGGACCCATCGGATTTCAACAGTTCCTCTATGTTAATTGTACTTCCGATAGTCATAGCTGTTTCTCTTTTCCTTCTTATCGTCTTTGTGTGCTTTATAATCTGCCGGAAAAAGAACAAGAGCCTCCAGAAAGAAACGTATAACCAATACTCACATGTGGACCAAACAGACGTAAGAGgaaagtgagagagagagagagagagagagagagagagagagagagagagagagagagagagagagagagagagagaaagagagagagatctttaataaattatcaaacacagaaaaaagtattgaaaatgttttggtttttttggtaTGCTCTcattatatatacacacatatatttttatacttcaAGTTTGTGGATCCACCTGCAGATCCTGTACGTATACCACAGGCAGAAATTGAATATGAATTTGTAGAGATTCCTGTGTATGAACTCGAAATCTCCGTCCCAAAGTCTTCGAAAGAGTCGGGGTTTTCTGAAACAGAAACTTGCAGTAGTTACTTAATGGAGAAACAAATTTTTCCTTCCCCAAACACACTTATAAATGGCCCACAGTTCTCTGGTCCGAAAGATGTAAGTCCAAATCCCTCTCTAAATCATCATGAAAATCCACAATCACCAACCCAGTCGCCAAATATGTCGGTCTCTCCCGCGAATGTTGGAGCAGACGAGAATTACTTTACTTTGACGCCAGCGACCCCTGGCGGTTTCGTCATCAATGAGCCCGGATTGGATAGCGGTGAAGGACGTTCGGACTATTTTACTTTAGAGAAAATTGACACCTAACTTCATAAACGCCTTAGTAATTATATCttacattttgttttagttaacaactacaaaatgttttaaatgtagacttaaggtcaagatctagtaaatgattgcAGGGACCTTGTCagactgtctttttggtgctagaaccatcatgacgtcataatgtgatttgatgaatcttttcccgtgTTTTACAGCTTTAAAGGAATtcgtagaaaataaaacaatattttgacattctatatttaatcacgggaaaagtaatcccagtacctatattcaatttgaaatcattttaaagaggagatcaagagcttgtttaatgccgtttttggagagagtgtaagcattctagatatatttcatttgtcaaaaacggacaaaactccgagatttaTTACTTtattccttcatatttcatagaaaatggttgtttaaaagatgatttttcattgcgtttaccaaaaatttaagccccggtacaccctatgaaacaaagatattgatataaagcatatcttgaatttcattaacctgtaggcacctttcatttactagatcttgaccttaatggtttttaaaagacttcttttattagtttttaaaaatgtattttgtatgCTTTTTTGTTCCATTTTACCTGATTGTATTctcatgttttgatttgaaaaattaaagtgatTACACATAAAACGGAAACTATTGGTTATGTCAGCTATACATCATCATTCATCATAGTTGTGTTGATTTATCTAATAGTTTACCACACTGCCAAACTAGAGCCCCACTCTGACCTTCGTGAAAATGTTACATTCCAAAATCATTATCTAATCGATTTCATCTACAGTTAATCACCATCAAAAGTAACCGGACATTTGCAATCGTTAAAAAACGGTTCATTCACAGCAGTAACTCCTACAAAAAAGTTGAATGTTAGACAACATTTGATATGCACGATTTTTAgccaattttttgttgtttcacCCTCTTGATGGAAGCCACAGTGAAATGTTACAATCGATGAAAATGCACTGTTGAACAAAGGCTGCTCTATTAATTTAAACTGTTATGGGCCGtctaaaattgttaattttactgATGAACTTCAAAAACTGTAATGTTTGCAAAGCTTGTACTTTTAACGCTGCAAGGAAATGATTTCAAGTTACGGCAAAATTGTCAATTGTTTGTATTTGCGTAAAACGAGCTGAAGTGTCTCTCAAACGTAACGAAGTAATTACatgaatgaaaaatttaaatccaataaaaaattctttatatcTTATGGAAACATTGTTTCCTCTACCAAGTGTTTCCCATAAGAATTCattattacaaaagtaaaaatgttacataacagataaaatgtattgaaaaaaaaagtacaatgtGCGAATACCGGTATATTCTTTTAAAGGGGCACGGTCACGATTGTTgtcaaaacttattttttcgatttcactatagcatttttaataggcagctaaaatttgagtgtcatttgttcaGTTATATGCGAGTTATAGATATTAccattcttcgctatgtaaacaacgcttttgtttacattttgaatgttggagtgaaaattccagttttagacctaaaatgaatggtTAAAtattaggaactgtttatttatgcttaaagtgaataaaaagatagacaatcagcttgaaaaagattatttactggtatattgaatcaaaaacagggcacgagccttgtttacatgacaaagaattgtgagccctgtatcttgcttataactcaacgactgactctcaaatattatttgatcattaaaaatacattccaacagcattgtaaataataaaaatagaatttgaccaaaatcgtgaccatgcccctttaaagcaaTCGCAATATTATATGACATATTTGAGTTTTTCGAGACACGCGTCGAAACTGGGTACAAAAATATCACGTCGTCATTGGCAAATTTTACGACAGTTTTGAAACTCAATTCGTCAATTTATCGTTTTAACGGTTTGATAGAATGTGACTTGCTTTTTGACGATTCCCATTTGTGAAATATATGTCATTAAGAGGACACTTTGGACTTTTTTTCAAGACTACTATATATGTACAAAGGCATGAGGTTTACGAAATATACTTGATATCAACTCATATTTATAACccacaaactttttaaaaacttttttaatatcCACACAGAAAAAGCACTCACAGTCTCCTGTTTTTAAAGGGTTTATAAAAGGCAAATGCATGAGACATAGGAATGCCGGATTAAAATAACGGATTTTAAGACACAACTATCAAAGAGAGGTTACTCTGATATCGGCgaaatgataattcaatcaCGCATCCAGTAACGTAAAAATCATAATAGGTAGACTCCTGATGAGGTGAGCCCTTAAGGTTAAAACCATGACTCTATTAAAAGCGGTCGAAACACTCTATGCATCCATAACAACAATATCATTGTATAACGTGTACTCATAATAACAATATCAGTGTATAACGTGTACTCATAACAACAATATCGGTGTACAACGTGTACTCATAATTTACAATATCAGTGTGTAACGTGTACTCATAATTAACAATATCAGTGTGTAACGTGTACTCATAATAACAATATCAGTGTATAACGTGTACTCATAATATGGTCTAGAGTGTCGGgtctaaataaaattacaacaaGTTTGTTTGATTGATGtcgtttttttcaaaataaagtaaTGCATTTCATTACAATTACATGAATAAAGTAATTCAtttccattaccattacatatcttttgtgaaaagtcaatactacgttttaaaaagtaaagctaaaTACAGGTAAAGTGTATTGCAAATGTTTGAGATATGAAACACacgttaacatacatgtacctacaggTTTTTGCTCACTAtctatattatatgtatatcatTAACTCAGACAAGAGAAGGTCATTTTGGAGTTGAACCATTCTCAAaacaatttatgtttttatactttaattatcataaaggcattttatgtttttaacacATTCTTTAcagcaaaaaaataattaattgaatGCACAcctaattttaaatgatttaaactCTTCATCTGTAACTTCACTCttaaaatgtcattaaattgTGTTGATAGAATGGAAagtaatattgaaaattcaaaaaatgggatttttaaaacaagtttacatttaaacaattttgtctctataaatatatctttcttcttcaaattatcaatatatacaaCATATCTGAACACCAACTCTTCCTTTTcgagtaagtttttttttctagattaTTAAGATAAGTGAGACAATAGCGAGTTAATAAAgactttttttctaattttagatAATTTACATCCTGTCATTCTCCAAAAGCTATTTGTCAATTTAACACGTTTTCTTAGAAATATAATAAGAAGATACACCACCCCAACACTCGCAACTTGATTGTGTCTAGTTTCTATAGTACTTATTTTAAGATTTGCTTGTAATTGCATGCTTAGACAGGGAATAAGGCGTtaccaaaataaattaaaaaaataattccttaACTTGTTCATTTTAGTTTGTGTACAtgacagttttttaaaatatttattttctttttatttttgtttagtaaaagttatcatcatgatttattttcaagCAATTTGTACGCAAATTAGATGATTTCAAGAAATATACACACCTAAATGAACGTCGTTATATGTTGCATTATAAGTTCGACGAAGGATCCATCGGATTACCACAGTACCTGTATATTAATTGTACTTCCGATAGTCATAGCTGCTTCACTTTTCCTTTTTATCGTCTGTGTGTGCTTTATAATTTGTCGAAAAAAAATAGCCTGCAGAGAAAGGCTATAATCAATATCCCCATGTAGACAAAACTGAtgtaaggagagagagagagagagagagagagagagagagagagagagagagagagagagagagagagagagagagagagagagagagagagagagagagatggctATTATACAAATATGGACTCAAGGTAGCTCAAtatgcattaattttataatgacCCAGGATGACAGTATTGACCTCAGATACATGGAGGATATCGACCGAGGACGCTAGCCCGAGGTCGATATCCTCCATGTTTCTGAGGTCAATATCTGTCATCCTTGGTCATTTTTAATGCATACTGGCCGTGCATTGAGTTCATAttgattttatgatataatttcccAAATTTATTAGTACAATATTTATCTTCCTAATGTTTACAGAGATTGTGATATGCTGTTGTTGTAAAGCacaaataatttaatgaaaatgtttgagaatTTATTGAATATTACTTCCAAAACTAACAACCAGAGTTAGTTTCTTTTCATTTAGCAACAGTCCTCACAATGTACAACAGAAATCATAACAATCAACAATAACAATTATTGTAAATCTATCGCAACatgaataacaaattttaaaaaaataggtaTCACATATATGTATTACTGAGTATCTTATCTAGGCAATGAAAAGTGTCAATATTTACAACATAAAACAACTTATAACAATGTGTAACAATAACAGTAATAAATTTAATAACAGTAACAacactaaaataaatatttctgaattaTTTCTTTGACTGATTTCACCAATATACTTGGTCTACTGATTACTCTTAAAACTCATATTGTAGGTGATTGTTACATATGAACAATTGTACATGGTTGGTACAACAGGTAAATTTGGCATGAGAGTGTTTGCATAAAGATTGTCTTAACCATCATTCAAGGTTGCTTCATCATTACAAGTCGTCAAAGTTGCTTCGTCTAGAATGTGGACAGTGGTTGC
This genomic window from Crassostrea angulata isolate pt1a10 chromosome 8, ASM2561291v2, whole genome shotgun sequence contains:
- the LOC128157663 gene encoding uncharacterized protein LOC128157663 isoform X1, encoding MATGKEDNGCSPGRGHPKSNQTDCTISTQPSTTIKENEILSTLSDSSDSVNTTYLNTTSSLQSSTEDPSDFNSSSMLIVLPIVIAVSLFLLIVFVCFIICRKKNKSLQKETYNQYSHVDQTDFVDPPADPVRIPQAEIEYEFVEIPVYELEISVPKSSKESGFSETETCSSYLMEKQIFPSPNTLINGPQFSGPKDVSPNPSLNHHENPQSPTQSPNMSVSPANVGADENYFTLTPATPGGFVINEPGLDSGEGRSDYFTLEKIDT
- the LOC128157663 gene encoding uncharacterized protein LOC128157663 isoform X2, producing MATGSPGRGHPKSNQTDCTISTQPSTTIKENEILSTLSDSSDSVNTTYLNTTSSLQSSTEDPSDFNSSSMLIVLPIVIAVSLFLLIVFVCFIICRKKNKSLQKETYNQYSHVDQTDFVDPPADPVRIPQAEIEYEFVEIPVYELEISVPKSSKESGFSETETCSSYLMEKQIFPSPNTLINGPQFSGPKDVSPNPSLNHHENPQSPTQSPNMSVSPANVGADENYFTLTPATPGGFVINEPGLDSGEGRSDYFTLEKIDT
- the LOC128157663 gene encoding uncharacterized protein LOC128157663 isoform X4, which produces MATGSPGRGHPKSNQTDCTISTQPSTTIKENEILSTLSGSTEDPSDFNSSSMLIVLPIVIAVSLFLLIVFVCFIICRKKNKSLQKETYNQYSHVDQTDFVDPPADPVRIPQAEIEYEFVEIPVYELEISVPKSSKESGFSETETCSSYLMEKQIFPSPNTLINGPQFSGPKDVSPNPSLNHHENPQSPTQSPNMSVSPANVGADENYFTLTPATPGGFVINEPGLDSGEGRSDYFTLEKIDT
- the LOC128157663 gene encoding uncharacterized protein LOC128157663 isoform X3 — protein: MATGKEDNGCSPGRGHPKSNQTDCTISTQPSTTIKENEILSTLSGSTEDPSDFNSSSMLIVLPIVIAVSLFLLIVFVCFIICRKKNKSLQKETYNQYSHVDQTDFVDPPADPVRIPQAEIEYEFVEIPVYELEISVPKSSKESGFSETETCSSYLMEKQIFPSPNTLINGPQFSGPKDVSPNPSLNHHENPQSPTQSPNMSVSPANVGADENYFTLTPATPGGFVINEPGLDSGEGRSDYFTLEKIDT